One genomic segment of Cryptomeria japonica unplaced genomic scaffold, Sugi_1.0 HiC_scaffold_479, whole genome shotgun sequence includes these proteins:
- the LOC131871884 gene encoding nudix hydrolase 2-like → MYFHVLLQINTEFVQVVGFRDGHNAPFGKSDLLFVCMLRSLSSNIVVQDTEISVAKWMAIEEFASQPKNQQSKLLKDMIGVCVANVNGQCEGFSGIGISSNSRKPSAFFCTALNSE, encoded by the exons atgTATTTTCATGTACTCTTACAGATTAATACAGAATTTGTACAAGTGGTTGGGTTCAG GGATGGTCACAATGCCCCTTTCGGAAAATCCGATCTGCTCTTCGTGTGTATGTTGAGATCTCTTTCTTCTAATATTGTTGTGCAAGATACCGAAATTTCAGTAGCCAAG TGGATGGCAATAGAAGAATTTGCATCTCAACCTAAAAATCAGCAAAGCAAACTCCTAAAAGATATGATCGGCGTGTGTGTTGCCAACGTCAACGGACAATGTGAAGGATTTTCAGGCATTGGGATATCGTCCAACTCGCGCAAACCCTCTGCTTTCTTCTGCACTGCCCTTAATTCTGAGTAA
- the LOC131028400 gene encoding nudix hydrolase 8-like, with protein sequence MNNNETRHANTLGKPPERKNPAIKAHKSDYAFNSKRLTSHCLVAYTNDVINDAETILSKICDVLKAHEDRYNGVIVDIENMQKDASRFAASLKASLSQWAHQGKKAIWIKVPKEQVKLVHVAIEVGFWYHHAEPSYVMLVNWIPQTPPTIPDNASHQVGITAFVFNKEGEIDTEFVQVVGFRDGHNAPFKKSDLLFVCMLRSVSSNIVVQDTKISAAKVHV encoded by the exons ATGAATAATAATGAAACACGGCacgcaaataccctgggaaaacctcctgagaggaaaaacccagcaataaAGGCCCACAAGTCTGATTATGCATTCAATTCCAAAAG GTTGACAAGTCACTGCTTAGTCGCTTACACTAATGATGTTATCAATGATGCTGAAACAATTTTGAGCAAAATATGTGATGTTCTCAAAGCCCACGAAGACAGATATAATGGTGTCATTGTTGATATAGAGAATATGCAAAAGGATGCTTCTCGTTTTGCAGCTTCACTCAAGGCATCACTTTCTCAATGGGCACACCAG GGCAAGAAAGCGATCTGGATTAAAGTGCCCAAGGAACAGGTGAAACTAGTCCATGTTGCGATTGAG GTGGGATTTTGGTACCACCATGCAGAGCCTTCATATGTGATGTTAGTGAATTGGATCCCTCAAACTCCTCCTACCATCCCTGATAATGCTTCTCATCAAGTGGGAATCACAGCTTTTGTATTCAACAAGGAGGGAGAG ATTGATACAGAATTTGTCCAAGTGGTTGGGTTTAG GGATGGTCATAATGCCCCTTTCAAAAAATCTGATCTGCTCTTCGTGTGCATGTTGAGATCTGTTTCTTCTAACATTGTTGTGCAAGATACAAAAATTTCAGCAGCCAAGGTACATGTTTAA